The DNA region CTGTTACCATATGGCCTTGAGTGCGACCCACCGCGCGCCCCTCGAAGCGGTGTTTGCCGAGCCGGTGCGCGCCGGGATTGCGTGGCGCGACATCGAGGCGCTGTTCGTCGCGTGCGGTGCGCAGATCAGCGAAGGGCAGGGCTCACGGGTTCGCGTCGCTCTGAACGGCGTGCGTGCGGTGTTCCACCGGCCGCATCCTCGCAAGGACACCGACAAGGGAGCGGTGAAATCGGTGCGGCGCTTTCTGACAGAAGCAGAGATCCGGCCATGAGCGTGATGCGGCACGAAGGATATGAGGCGGCGGTCGAATACGACGAGGACGCCTCGATCTTCCACGGCGAGGTGCTGAACCTGCGCGATGTGATCACGTTTCAGGGGCGCTCGGTGGACGAGCTGAAGCAGGCGTTCGCAGATTCCGTCGAAGACTATCGGGCCTTCTGCCGGGCGCGCGGCGAGGAGCCGGAGAAGCCGTACTCCGGCCAGTTCTTGGTGCGCACCGAACCGAGCCTCCACCGCGCCGCGGCATCGGCCGCACGGCACGCCGGGGTCAGCTTGAACCGGTGGGTGACGGCGGCGCTGCAACGGGCGGTCGACTCCCGCTCATGATCGCGCGGCCGGCTGGTCTCCATCCTGGAGGGCGGCGACGACCTCGAAGGCCCCGCCCGCTCTACCGCCGCCCATGTCATGACGCTGATGGGGGCGTGACGATCGGTCCGTCGGGCGCAATAGCGCAAGCGTCTTGCGCCGAAGGCAGTCCGTAGGGCTGAAATAGCGAAGCGTCTTGCGCCGAAGGAGGCAGCGAGGCGCGGCGGCAGAAATGGCGGAATACGCTGCGCTATTCCGCCCTACGTTCACCGAAGACGATACCAAGATTTCGAAGATCGGAAGCTCGTAGGGCGCAATAGCGCGAGCGTATTGCGCCGAAGCATGAAGCGGCAACGAAAATCGCGGAATTTTCTTTCTCTATTCCGTCCGCCGCTCCCAAATCCCCGGCCCCATGCGAAGGGGCCGGCGCGGCGGCCGGCCCCCACCGGATGGAGCAATGTCCGCTCAGGCGTTCTCGTAGGCGCGCTCGCCATGGGTGGCGAGGTCGAGGCCGGCATATTCCTCCTCGGCGCCGACCCGCAGCGGCGTGACGAAGCCGAGCAGCCAGGCGATGACCACCGTCGCCAAGGCCGACCACACCAGCGTCACCAGCACCGCCAGCGCCTGCAGCCCCAGCATGCCGAACAGCTTGCCGTCGCTGGCGCCGGTGCCGCCGAAGGCGGTGAGCGCGAACACCGGCAGCAGGATCGAGCCCAGCATGCCGCCGCAGCCATGCACGGCGAAGACGTCGAGCGAATCGTCGATCTCGAGGCGGTGTTTGACGAACAGCGTCGCGGCGTAGCAGACGAGGCCGGCGGCGAAGCCCACCAGCATCGCCCCAGCCGGGCCGACGAAGCCGGCCATCGGCGTGATGGTGGCGAGGCCGGCGATGCAGCCGGTGGCGATGCCGATCGAGGTCGGCTTGCCGGCCTTCATCCATTCGGCGACGATCCAGGTCATGGCGCCGGCGGAGGCCGCGAGGTGGGTGGCGACGATCGCCGAGGCCGCGGCGCCGTCGGCGGCCAGCGCGCTGCCGCCATTGAAGCCGAACCAGCCGACCCACAGCATGCCGGCGCCGGTCATGGTAAGGCCGGGGCTGTGCGGCGGCGTCAGGCCGTGCGGGAAGCCGCGGCGGCGGCCGACCATGATGGCCAGCACCAGCGCCGAGACGCCGGCCGTGGTGTGGACGACGATGCCGCCGGCGAAATCGAGCGCGCCCATCGCCGCGAGCCAGCCGCCGCCCCACATCCAGTGCGCCACCGGCACATAGACGCCGAGCAGCCACAGCGCGCTGAAGGCGATGACGAAGGCGAAGTTCACCCGCTCGGCAAAGGCGCCGACGATCAGCGCCGGGGTGATGACGGCAAACGTCATCTGGAACAGCGCGAAGGCGGTCTCCGGCAGCGGCGTGGTGCCGAAGGTGCCCGAGGCGCCGGCCAGGAACATGCGGTGAAGGCCACCGATCAGCGCGCCGTCGCCGTCGAAGGCGAGGCTGTAGCCCACCGCCACCCACAGCAGCGACACGACGCAGCAGATCGCGAAGCACTGCATCATGATCGAGAGCAGGTTCTTGGCGTGGAGCAGCCCGCCATAGAACAGCGCCAGCCCCGGCAGCGTCATGAACAGCACGAGCACCGACGAGGTGAGGATCCAGGCGACATGGCCGGCTGCGTCGCCCGACTCGGCGAAGGCCGGCCCGGCGGCGAAGACGCCGGCAAGCGCGAGCGCGGCGGTGAAGCCAAGGCGATGACGGAGGATTGATGTTTTTGTGGGCATTCCGCCCACAACTTCACCGGCACCCGCCTCCGCAGAAGGCGTCGCCGTGTGGTATCTGGCGTAAAGCGCTGACAAGACTGGCATCCTTTGTTCATCTGGGAGGCAGATGAACGCTTCGTATGCAAGAAGCCGGCCGCGCTTACGCCTACCGATTGGGCAATTTTGACCATGCGGTGACCGTTGCCGCTTTCCGCGCCACCGGCTATCACTCGCCCCTTCCGCAGCTTGGGCGCCCGACCTGACGGCGTCAGGCGGACGATCCGAAGCCCTTGAGTTGTCGCATTTTCTCTCGCAAAAGCGGGTCCCACTTTTGCGGAAAATGCTCCGAGGAGGCGCCCGTGACCGCAGCCGCCAATGCCGATGTCGCCGCCCTGTCGTTCGAGAAGGCGCTGGACGAACTGGAAAAGATCGTCGGCCGGCTGGAGCGCGGCGATGTGCCGCTGGAGGAATCGATCGCCATCTACGAGCGCGGCGAGGCGCTGAAGGCCCGCTGCGGCCAGCTGCTCGCCGAGGCCGAGGCGCGCATCGAGCGCATCACCCTCAGCGCCGACGGCAAGCCCACCGGCACCGCGCCGCTCGATCCGGAGTGAGGGCCGGGCGTGATGACGCCCAATTTGACGCCCTCCATGCGTCGGGTCCGTGTCCGGTGTGGGCCTGCCCGCATTGCGCCCGCCCCTCCGGACCGCTAAGTCTCCCGCGCCGAACCGGCTTGGTCCGCTTGTGGTTTCTGGTGTCCCCGTGTCGAAAACCCCTTTGCTCGATCGTATCCGCACTCCGGCCGACCTGCGTCAGTTGACCGAAGATCAACTGCCCGAGCTCGCCCGCGAACTCCGCGAGGAGATGATCGAGGTGGTCTCGCAGACCGGCGGCCATCTCGGCGCCGGGCTCGGCGTGGTCGAGCTCACCGTGGCGCTGCACTATGTGTTCGACACGCCCTACGACAAGCTGATCTGGGACGTCGGCCATCAGGCCTATCCCCACAAGATGCTGACCGGCCGGCGCGACCGGCTGCCGACGCTGCGCCAGGGCGGGGGCCTGTCCGGCTTCACCAAGCGTTCGGAGAGCGCCTACGACCCGTTCGGCGCCGGCCACACCTCGACCTCCGTGTCGGCGGCGCTCGGCTTCGCGGTGGCGCGCGACCTCAAGGGCGAGGCCAACAACGTCATCGCGGTGATCGGCGACGGCTCGATGTCCGGCGGCATGGCCTATGAAGCGCTCAACAATGCCGGCGCCATGGATTCGCGCCTGATCGTGGTGCTGAACGACAACGACATGTCGATCTCGCCCTCGGTCGGCGCCATGTCGTCCTATCTGTCGCGGCTGCTGTCGGGCAAGACCTACCTGTCGCTGCGCGACATCGGCAAGCAGCTGTCGCGCCGCTTCGGCCGCACCATCGACCGCACCATCACCCGCGCGGTGGAGCATGCCCGCGGCTTCCTGATGGGGGGCACGCTCTTCGAGGAGCTGGGCTTCTATTATGTCGGGCCGATCAACGGCCACGACCTCGACCACATCCTGCCGGTGCTGAAGAATGTGCGCGATGCCGGCGTCGGCCCGGTGCTGCTGCACGTGGTGACGCAGAAGGGCAAGGGCTACGGGCCGGCGGAATCCTCGGCCGACAAGTATCACGGCGTGGTCAAGTTCGACATCGCCACCGGCTCCCAGGCCAAGTCCAAGCCGGCCGCGCCCTCCTACACCAAGGTGTTCGCCGAGGCGCTGATCAAGGAGGCCGACCGCGATCCCAAGATCGTGGCGATCACCGCCGCCATGCCGAGCGGCACCGGGCTCGATCTGTTCGCCAAGGCGCATCCCAAGCGCTGCTTCGATGTCGGCATCGCCGAGCAGCACGCGGTGACCTTCGCCGCCGGCATGGCCGCCGACGGCATGAAGCCGTTCTGCGCCATCTATTCCACCTTCCTGCAGCGCGCCTACGATCAGGTGGTCCACGACGTCGCCATCCAGAAGCTGCCGGTGCGCTTCGCCATCGACCGCGCGGGGCTGGTCGGCGCCGACGGCGCCACCCATGCCGGCGCGTTCGACGTCGCCTATATGGGCGTGCTGCCAGGCATGGTGGTGATGGCCCCGGCCGACGAGGCCGAGCTCGTCCACATGGTCGCCACCGCCGCTGCCCATGACGACGGGCCGAGCGCGGTGCGCTATCCGCGCGCCGACGGCCTCGGCATTCCGCTGCCCGAGGCCGGGATGCCGCTTCCGATCGGCAAGGGCCGGATCGTGCGCGAGGGCACCAAGATCGCGCTGCTGTCGCTTGGCGCGCGCCTCGGCGAATGCCTCGCCGCGGCCGAGGAGCTGGAGCGCTACGGCCTCTCCACCACGGTCGCCGACGCCCGCTTCGCCAAGCCGCTCGACCACGAGCTGGTGCGCCAACTCGCCCTCAACCACGAGGTGCTGCTGACGGTCGAGGAAGGCGCAATCGGCGGCTTCGGCTCGTTCGTGCTGCACGCGCTGGCCGACGACAGCCTGCTCGACGGCTCGCTGCGGGTGCGGGCGCTGACGCTGCCCGACGCCTTCCAGGACCACGACACCATCGAGCGCCAGTACGCCCAGGCCGGGCTCGACGCCCGCAGCATCGTCGCCAAGGTGTTCGAGGTGCTGGGCCGCGACCTCACGGACGCCGCCCGCCGGGCGTGATCCATCCGCCTCGTCGTCCCGGACGCCGCGCAGCGGCGAGCCGGGACCGTCCCGAGGCTTCGTGCCTGTCCTGATGACGGTCCCGGGTCGCGCAGCTTCGCTGCTTCCCCGGGACGACGTTTCGTCACTTCATCTGCTTCGACCAGAACACCGCCAAGAGCGCCGCGAATTGCCGGCCGAGCCCGGCGCGGGTGTCCGACACCACGTCGAGGAACTCCGACAGCGGCTGCGAGCGGCGCAGCACCACATAGGTGAGCAGCGTGGTGCTGGTGAGCACCAGGAAGAAGACCGAAAGCTGGAACGCGGTGGGCTGGTCGGCCATGGCGA from Blastochloris tepida includes:
- a CDS encoding type II toxin-antitoxin system HicA family toxin yields the protein MALSATHRAPLEAVFAEPVRAGIAWRDIEALFVACGAQISEGQGSRVRVALNGVRAVFHRPHPRKDTDKGAVKSVRRFLTEAEIRP
- a CDS encoding type II toxin-antitoxin system HicB family antitoxin, which translates into the protein MSVMRHEGYEAAVEYDEDASIFHGEVLNLRDVITFQGRSVDELKQAFADSVEDYRAFCRARGEEPEKPYSGQFLVRTEPSLHRAAASAARHAGVSLNRWVTAALQRAVDSRS
- a CDS encoding ammonium transporter — encoded protein: MPTKTSILRHRLGFTAALALAGVFAAGPAFAESGDAAGHVAWILTSSVLVLFMTLPGLALFYGGLLHAKNLLSIMMQCFAICCVVSLLWVAVGYSLAFDGDGALIGGLHRMFLAGASGTFGTTPLPETAFALFQMTFAVITPALIVGAFAERVNFAFVIAFSALWLLGVYVPVAHWMWGGGWLAAMGALDFAGGIVVHTTAGVSALVLAIMVGRRRGFPHGLTPPHSPGLTMTGAGMLWVGWFGFNGGSALAADGAAASAIVATHLAASAGAMTWIVAEWMKAGKPTSIGIATGCIAGLATITPMAGFVGPAGAMLVGFAAGLVCYAATLFVKHRLEIDDSLDVFAVHGCGGMLGSILLPVFALTAFGGTGASDGKLFGMLGLQALAVLVTLVWSALATVVIAWLLGFVTPLRVGAEEEYAGLDLATHGERAYENA
- a CDS encoding exodeoxyribonuclease VII small subunit, which codes for MTAAANADVAALSFEKALDELEKIVGRLERGDVPLEESIAIYERGEALKARCGQLLAEAEARIERITLSADGKPTGTAPLDPE
- the dxs gene encoding 1-deoxy-D-xylulose-5-phosphate synthase, with the protein product MSKTPLLDRIRTPADLRQLTEDQLPELARELREEMIEVVSQTGGHLGAGLGVVELTVALHYVFDTPYDKLIWDVGHQAYPHKMLTGRRDRLPTLRQGGGLSGFTKRSESAYDPFGAGHTSTSVSAALGFAVARDLKGEANNVIAVIGDGSMSGGMAYEALNNAGAMDSRLIVVLNDNDMSISPSVGAMSSYLSRLLSGKTYLSLRDIGKQLSRRFGRTIDRTITRAVEHARGFLMGGTLFEELGFYYVGPINGHDLDHILPVLKNVRDAGVGPVLLHVVTQKGKGYGPAESSADKYHGVVKFDIATGSQAKSKPAAPSYTKVFAEALIKEADRDPKIVAITAAMPSGTGLDLFAKAHPKRCFDVGIAEQHAVTFAAGMAADGMKPFCAIYSTFLQRAYDQVVHDVAIQKLPVRFAIDRAGLVGADGATHAGAFDVAYMGVLPGMVVMAPADEAELVHMVATAAAHDDGPSAVRYPRADGLGIPLPEAGMPLPIGKGRIVREGTKIALLSLGARLGECLAAAEELERYGLSTTVADARFAKPLDHELVRQLALNHEVLLTVEEGAIGGFGSFVLHALADDSLLDGSLRVRALTLPDAFQDHDTIERQYAQAGLDARSIVAKVFEVLGRDLTDAARRA